In Desulfofundulus kuznetsovii DSM 6115, the following are encoded in one genomic region:
- a CDS encoding M23 family metallopeptidase, with protein MSQYVDGLRQAVRRILIEDPLTPAQVICLVAITMVVMTYGSLLTRASGGWALLVDDRVVVVCSDRETLETTIHKKFYFGESAGDLLQRVAIRPAALGEGPLLLSNQQLEDTLARALGAGDRGTALVVNGAIKLVVADREIASRLLEKLKERYSVPGADVRLMEEVSFKEVRAPAHAILGFEEALDFICTGGRQFDRYTVRPGDTLWTIAAATGMTVEELQAANPGLTPERLQIGQELNLSRVVPVINVLATARRTEKREVPFTEERRRDNSMYRGQQRIIQPGKPGLEEVTYQVAYLNGREVSRDVLDRRVIRKSQTRVVAVGSRVLLASRSGTGGRLAWPTVGAIESPFGPRWGRLHSGMDIAAGTGTPVRAAESGRVVSVGWNGGYGLTVDVYHGDGVVTRYAHLSRIEVRVGQRVERGQLLGRVGSTGNTTGPHLHFEVLVNGQPVNPARFL; from the coding sequence GTGTCCCAATACGTAGATGGTCTTAGGCAAGCGGTGCGCCGTATATTGATCGAGGACCCCCTGACTCCGGCCCAGGTAATCTGCCTGGTAGCCATTACCATGGTGGTAATGACTTACGGTTCCCTCTTGACGCGTGCTTCCGGCGGCTGGGCCCTGCTGGTGGACGACCGGGTGGTGGTCGTATGTTCCGACCGGGAGACGCTGGAGACAACCATCCATAAAAAGTTCTATTTTGGAGAATCTGCCGGTGATCTCCTTCAGAGGGTGGCCATCCGTCCGGCCGCTCTGGGAGAGGGACCGCTGTTGTTGTCTAACCAGCAACTGGAGGATACCCTTGCCCGGGCTTTGGGGGCCGGAGACAGGGGCACGGCGCTGGTGGTGAACGGCGCGATTAAGCTGGTGGTAGCCGACCGCGAAATAGCCAGCCGGTTGTTGGAAAAATTAAAAGAACGGTACAGCGTTCCCGGGGCGGATGTTCGCCTGATGGAAGAGGTGAGCTTTAAAGAGGTCCGGGCGCCGGCACATGCCATTTTAGGGTTCGAGGAGGCCCTTGATTTCATTTGCACTGGTGGGCGCCAGTTTGACCGCTACACCGTTCGGCCCGGAGATACCCTGTGGACCATTGCCGCCGCGACAGGCATGACGGTGGAAGAGTTGCAGGCCGCAAACCCGGGTTTGACCCCTGAGAGGTTGCAGATAGGCCAGGAGCTTAATTTATCCCGCGTTGTGCCGGTGATTAACGTTCTGGCTACCGCGCGGCGCACAGAAAAACGGGAAGTGCCTTTCACGGAGGAACGTCGGCGGGATAACAGCATGTATCGAGGCCAGCAACGGATTATTCAACCGGGAAAACCCGGCCTGGAGGAGGTCACTTACCAGGTCGCCTACTTAAACGGCCGGGAAGTGAGCAGGGACGTACTGGACAGGCGGGTGATCAGGAAATCCCAGACCCGGGTAGTGGCGGTGGGCTCGCGTGTGCTCCTGGCCTCCCGTTCGGGGACGGGGGGCAGGCTGGCCTGGCCCACAGTGGGGGCCATCGAGTCACCCTTCGGGCCGCGCTGGGGACGGCTGCATTCCGGTATGGACATAGCTGCCGGTACTGGCACCCCGGTCCGGGCCGCCGAGTCGGGACGGGTAGTCAGCGTAGGCTGGAATGGCGGCTACGGCTTGACGGTGGACGTTTACCACGGGGATGGGGTGGTTACCCGTTACGCCCACCTGTCCAGGATTGAAGTGCGGGTCGGCCAGCGGGTGGAACGCGGCCAGTTGCTTGGAAGGGTGGGAAGCACCGGCAATACCACCGGGCCCCACCTGCACTTTGAGGTGCTGGTCAACGGGCAGCCCGTGAACCCGGCGCGGTTCCTGTAA
- the scfB gene encoding thioether cross-link-forming SCIFF peptide maturase → MIHKFVFDDHRIVLDVNSGAVHLVDELTWHLLDDYPLLSPRDLVAKYSRCYPVSEVQEAVREIEELVREGLLFSPDPLNGHYEPACNEVVKALCLHLAHDCNLACRYCFAGQGHFGGPGGLMPLETGRRALDFLFAASGSRRHVEVDFFGGEPLLNFSVLQALVEYGRQRAAQLGKVIKFTVTTNALLLTPEVGRYLNEHDLAVVLSLDGRQEIHDAMRIFPGGRGSYGRVLENISRFVSSRPGGEYYVRGTFTRHNLDFSRDVLHMADLGFEHISVEPVVAPYQEEYALQPQDVPLICEEYEALTRQLLSRTRKGQRINFFHFNIDLDGGPCLPKRLTGCGAGREYLAVSPGGKLYPCHQFVSRPEYCMGDVERGIVRPEVVEEFRAAHVYNKDACRDCWARFYCSGGCHANAHAFHGNIFTPYEIACALIKKRIECALYLKAALSSENA, encoded by the coding sequence ATGATCCACAAGTTTGTCTTTGACGATCATCGCATTGTACTGGATGTCAACAGCGGCGCTGTACACCTGGTGGATGAACTGACCTGGCACCTGCTGGACGATTATCCCCTTCTCAGCCCCCGGGATTTAGTAGCCAAGTACTCCCGTTGTTACCCGGTGTCCGAAGTGCAGGAGGCCGTTAGGGAAATCGAAGAGCTGGTCCGGGAAGGCCTGTTGTTTTCTCCCGACCCCTTGAACGGCCATTATGAACCGGCGTGTAACGAGGTGGTCAAGGCCCTTTGTCTGCACCTGGCCCATGACTGCAACCTGGCCTGCCGCTACTGTTTTGCCGGCCAGGGTCACTTTGGCGGCCCCGGCGGACTGATGCCATTGGAAACGGGACGGCGAGCGCTGGATTTTCTTTTTGCCGCTTCAGGTTCCAGGCGCCATGTGGAAGTTGATTTCTTCGGGGGAGAGCCGCTGTTGAACTTTTCCGTCCTGCAGGCTCTTGTAGAGTACGGCCGGCAGCGGGCTGCCCAACTGGGCAAGGTAATCAAGTTTACCGTGACCACCAATGCCTTACTCCTCACTCCGGAAGTAGGCCGCTACTTAAACGAGCACGATCTGGCGGTGGTGCTCAGCCTGGACGGGCGGCAGGAAATCCACGATGCCATGCGCATCTTTCCCGGCGGCCGGGGTTCCTACGGACGGGTGCTGGAAAACATCAGCCGTTTCGTTTCCTCCCGGCCGGGGGGTGAATATTATGTGCGGGGCACCTTTACCCGCCATAACCTGGATTTTTCCCGGGACGTGCTCCATATGGCCGACCTGGGCTTTGAGCACATCTCGGTGGAGCCCGTAGTGGCTCCTTATCAGGAGGAGTATGCCCTGCAACCCCAGGACGTACCCCTCATCTGTGAGGAATATGAAGCACTAACCCGGCAACTACTCAGCCGCACCCGTAAGGGTCAGCGGATAAACTTCTTCCACTTTAACATTGACCTGGACGGGGGGCCGTGCCTGCCCAAGCGCTTGACGGGGTGCGGGGCCGGGAGGGAATACCTGGCCGTTTCGCCCGGGGGCAAACTTTACCCCTGCCACCAGTTTGTAAGCCGGCCGGAATATTGCATGGGGGACGTGGAGCGGGGGATCGTTCGCCCCGAAGTGGTGGAAGAGTTTCGGGCCGCCCATGTGTATAACAAAGATGCCTGCAGGGACTGCTGGGCGCGTTTTTACTGCAGCGGCGGCTGTCATGCCAATGCCCACGCTTTCCACGGCAATATCTTTACCCCCTATGAAATTGCCTGTGCCCTGATTAAAAAGAGGATTGAATGCGCCCTGTATTTAAAGGCGGCCCTTTCGAGCGAAAATGCTTAA
- the scfA gene encoding six-cysteine ranthipeptide SCIFF yields the protein MGKHIKTIGRPSLAKTVQGRGCGECQTSCQSACKTSCTVGNQACMKEDK from the coding sequence ATGGGCAAGCACATCAAGACCATCGGCCGCCCCTCCCTGGCCAAAACTGTTCAGGGCAGGGGCTGCGGGGAATGCCAGACTTCCTGCCAGTCGGCTTGCAAAACCTCCTGTACTGTGGGCAACCAGGCCTGCATGAAGGAGGACAAGTAA
- a CDS encoding CBS domain-containing protein: MPETKKVKELMVPLSEYPVAYETDTLKHAIKVLRNYRASGHEHRSLLVFSRTKKVGNEEQLVGILTTRDILNAIKKNRMLYDNTELFTMSWAFFYRREPLNELTVTKVGQAIRPLVDAYVQADDTVTRAIELMMTKNVNILPVFEGKKAVGIIRAIDLLDYIAGML, encoded by the coding sequence ATGCCGGAAACAAAAAAAGTTAAGGAGTTAATGGTACCGCTATCCGAATATCCGGTTGCGTACGAAACCGATACCTTAAAACACGCGATTAAAGTATTAAGGAATTACCGCGCCAGCGGTCACGAGCATCGTTCCCTGCTGGTCTTCAGCAGGACAAAGAAAGTGGGGAATGAGGAGCAGCTGGTGGGGATTCTTACCACCCGGGACATCTTGAATGCCATTAAGAAAAACCGCATGCTTTACGACAATACTGAACTCTTCACCATGTCCTGGGCCTTTTTCTACCGCAGGGAACCCCTCAATGAACTCACTGTGACCAAAGTGGGTCAAGCCATCCGGCCCCTGGTCGATGCTTACGTACAGGCTGACGATACCGTAACCAGGGCCATTGAACTGATGATGACCAAAAACGTGAATATCCTGCCCGTGTTCGAAGGTAAAAAAGCCGTAGGCATCATCAGGGCGATAGACCTCCTGGACTACATCGCCGGGATGCTGTAA
- a CDS encoding IS1634 family transposase — MYARTKTFTNKDGSKRTYVQIVEAVREHGKVRQKVVANLGRIDELQKGSLDRLIASLAKFSKTKWIQAEADKLMVHSAKEWGLDLIFRHLWEQLGLDFILKRHFSQAYTCSQLAEAVYAMVLNRISDPLSKRGVNEWLKEVYRPSFDQLELHHLYRALDFLAEYKERIELDLFDSTRNLFDLEVDMIFWDTTSTYFEGRGPEELGRYGHSKDHRPDRIQVMVGVVMTRAGIPIAHEVFPGNTADVNTFSQIIADVRERFQLTRVVFVGDRGMVSQDILEHLDKNHIEYIVGMRMRKVKDVGEVLKTGGRYRTVKGNLKVKEVWYDADRYIVCHNPVQAEHDKKAREEMCRKLEEQLKNGGIKSLVGNRGYRRYLLLNKDAVVGIDQEALREEARYDGKYVLRTNSQLSTEEVALAYKDLWRVERAFREMKSSLDLRPVYHWKDSRVRGHIMVCFLALVLESALQRKLAEKEVELEYVYLLRDLQQLKAVELSIGEDKYLCRTELVGNAYEAFRALGIRPPLKVAEIKNDGNGTCKQSARTSDDYHTPSLL; from the coding sequence ATGTATGCCAGAACAAAAACTTTCACCAACAAGGACGGCTCAAAAAGAACTTATGTCCAGATAGTCGAAGCCGTCAGGGAGCACGGCAAAGTGCGCCAGAAAGTGGTGGCCAACCTGGGCCGCATCGACGAACTTCAGAAAGGCAGCCTTGACCGGCTCATTGCCAGCCTGGCTAAATTCTCAAAAACGAAATGGATACAGGCCGAAGCTGATAAACTGATGGTTCACAGTGCCAAGGAATGGGGGTTGGATTTAATTTTCCGGCATCTGTGGGAACAACTTGGCCTGGACTTTATCCTGAAACGCCATTTCTCCCAGGCATACACCTGCAGCCAACTGGCTGAGGCCGTCTACGCCATGGTGCTGAACCGGATCAGCGACCCGCTTTCCAAACGGGGCGTTAATGAATGGCTCAAAGAAGTTTACCGGCCGTCCTTTGACCAGCTGGAACTGCACCATCTTTACCGTGCCCTTGATTTTCTGGCCGAATATAAAGAGAGGATAGAACTGGACCTTTTTGACAGCACCAGAAACCTGTTCGACCTGGAAGTGGACATGATTTTCTGGGACACCACATCCACATACTTTGAAGGCAGAGGGCCAGAGGAATTGGGTCGTTACGGCCACTCCAAAGATCATCGACCGGACAGAATCCAGGTAATGGTCGGCGTGGTAATGACCCGTGCCGGCATACCTATAGCCCATGAGGTTTTTCCCGGCAATACAGCTGATGTCAACACATTCAGTCAAATCATTGCCGACGTCCGCGAACGGTTTCAACTGACCCGGGTCGTCTTTGTAGGCGACCGGGGCATGGTCAGCCAGGATATTCTGGAACATTTGGACAAAAATCACATCGAATATATTGTGGGTATGCGCATGCGTAAAGTCAAAGACGTCGGCGAAGTACTCAAAACAGGCGGCAGGTACCGGACCGTCAAAGGAAACCTGAAAGTAAAAGAAGTCTGGTACGATGCTGACCGGTACATCGTTTGCCATAATCCCGTCCAGGCCGAACACGACAAAAAGGCCCGGGAGGAAATGTGCCGGAAGCTGGAAGAACAGCTTAAAAACGGCGGAATCAAATCGCTGGTGGGCAACCGTGGTTACCGCCGGTATCTATTGCTTAACAAAGACGCCGTGGTGGGTATAGATCAGGAAGCCCTGAGAGAAGAAGCCCGGTATGATGGCAAGTACGTCCTGCGTACCAACTCTCAACTCAGTACCGAAGAAGTGGCCCTGGCCTATAAAGACCTCTGGCGTGTAGAGCGGGCCTTCCGGGAAATGAAATCCAGTCTGGACCTGCGCCCGGTCTACCACTGGAAAGACAGCCGTGTCCGGGGACACATCATGGTCTGTTTCCTGGCCCTGGTCCTGGAATCGGCCTTACAGAGAAAACTGGCAGAAAAAGAAGTTGAACTGGAGTACGTTTACCTGCTCAGGGACCTGCAACAGTTAAAAGCAGTGGAACTCAGTATTGGGGAAGACAAGTACCTATGCCGCACGGAACTGGTGGGCAACGCATATGAAGCATTCAGAGCACTGGGAATCCGGCCACCCCTAAAGGTAGCTGAAATCAAAAACGACGGTAACGGCACTTGCAAACAAAGTGCTCGGACTTCCGATGATTACCACACACCCTCATTATTGTAA
- a CDS encoding acetate uptake transporter, whose translation MADKVCEVKEAIADPGPLGLACFALTTFCLSLVNAGLVVKEAVAVVIALALAYGGTVQILAGMWEFKKNNVFGATAFSSYGAFWVAFGLFELFGTLQIYTIPKQGVLLFLVGWTIFTFYMWIGSFATNRILVIIFTLLIITFILLDIGAAGIHVAHTWGGYMGIVTALAAWYASAAGILNTLFGRVVLPVGHRK comes from the coding sequence ATGGCTGACAAAGTCTGTGAAGTTAAAGAAGCAATTGCTGACCCGGGACCGCTGGGGTTGGCCTGTTTTGCCCTTACCACCTTTTGCCTCAGCCTGGTAAACGCCGGTCTCGTTGTAAAAGAAGCAGTCGCCGTCGTTATTGCTTTGGCGCTGGCATATGGCGGTACAGTTCAAATTCTCGCAGGCATGTGGGAATTTAAGAAAAACAACGTATTCGGTGCTACAGCCTTTTCCTCTTACGGTGCCTTCTGGGTAGCCTTTGGTTTGTTTGAGCTGTTTGGAACCCTGCAAATCTATACCATCCCTAAGCAGGGTGTCCTGCTGTTCCTTGTGGGTTGGACTATCTTTACATTCTATATGTGGATAGGCAGCTTTGCTACTAACAGAATTCTGGTTATTATATTCACTTTGTTAATTATTACCTTTATCCTGCTGGATATAGGAGCTGCGGGTATTCATGTTGCCCACACATGGGGCGGTTATATGGGGATTGTAACTGCGCTTGCTGCCTGGTATGCTTCTGCCGCTGGGATTTTAAATACACTTTTCGGGCGTGTGGTGCTACCGGTGGGGCATAGAAAATAA
- a CDS encoding cache domain-containing protein, protein MFIPLKNVRTTRLFVEMNRICTEKGEDHVKYYWPKPGAGQAVGCPKISCVKLFAPWNWVIRWHCRDDRRR, encoded by the coding sequence ATGTTTATCCCTTTGAAAAACGTCAGGACGACCCGTCTCTTTGTGGAAATGAACCGGATCTGTACCGAAAAGGGCGAGGACCACGTCAAATACTACTGGCCCAAGCCCGGCGCGGGCCAGGCGGTGGGCTGTCCCAAAATTTCCTGCGTCAAATTGTTCGCACCGTGGAATTGGGTAATTAGGTGGCATTGCCGAGATGACCGTAGACGGTAG
- a CDS encoding diguanylate cyclase, whose product MGPRVGTRAQIAGLMLIAILLAAYVLLRVTQAAVGLDQVSVVVNKVITVAQLHDHVLRQSYAIRGYMLYRHPAYREEFRHYARLSQQEMEQLRQVVRPARKALVEEILVRQQKYVALCEKEIIPLVEQGNIEDAARAARQSGAVILIEEMLDQVDKLQEMRLMDLNESLHEAIFSIRQALWWGFGGGLLILFTAAIFGFLVNRRLILENLVYRLILLNTRNAIIVVHRDGRIYLINRAAEEIFGLNGRAVAGMPFEAVFTGRQRPGEVAFSYPVAAALTAGEDICNVEQSYITTNGWHYALLTDCLQLRDKRGRVHGVVLITRDITERKVVEEKLRGLAVRDSLTMLYNHSYFKQVLDREVARASEQGGKLAYLMMDVDNFKSYNDQFGHPAGDELLRQLARLLEKNVRQVDIVGRYGGDEFAVILPGADQAVAVEVGERLRRAIADYPFPYRELMPGGRITVSVGVSCFPGDASSAAELIRQADEAMYNAKRNAKNRVEVWFSAFKELELDWPGERDVLYSIGGLLAMVNNKDRYTYGHSEKVAHYATALARATGLAPEEVKKIKVAAFLHDLGKVDIPEEILNKPGPLSEAEKELCQCHPVIGAEIVQQIKSLEEMVPLIRHHHERYDGKGYPDGLAGEAIPLGARIIAIADSFDAMTTNRPYRRAKTHREALEEIRKEAGRQFDPHLAELFVTRCAGSGASDAGEVEHALNEGPPTSAGKQF is encoded by the coding sequence ATGGGTCCGCGCGTTGGTACCAGGGCTCAAATTGCTGGCCTGATGTTGATAGCTATCCTGCTGGCCGCCTATGTTTTGTTACGGGTTACTCAGGCAGCGGTAGGGCTGGATCAGGTGTCCGTTGTGGTAAACAAAGTAATCACGGTTGCTCAACTGCACGATCACGTGCTCAGGCAGTCGTATGCCATCAGGGGTTATATGCTTTACCGCCACCCTGCCTACCGGGAAGAATTCCGCCATTACGCCCGTCTCAGCCAGCAGGAAATGGAACAGCTGCGGCAGGTGGTCCGCCCGGCCCGAAAGGCCCTGGTAGAGGAAATCCTGGTCCGGCAGCAAAAGTATGTCGCCCTTTGTGAAAAAGAAATCATTCCCCTGGTGGAGCAGGGAAACATTGAAGACGCAGCCCGCGCTGCCCGGCAGAGCGGCGCAGTAATCCTGATTGAGGAAATGCTCGACCAGGTCGATAAACTGCAAGAAATGCGTCTGATGGACCTGAACGAGTCCCTGCATGAGGCTATTTTCAGCATCAGGCAGGCTCTCTGGTGGGGATTTGGCGGCGGGTTGCTCATCCTTTTCACAGCTGCCATCTTCGGCTTTCTGGTAAATCGCAGGCTAATCCTGGAAAACCTCGTCTACCGGCTCATCCTTTTGAATACCAGAAATGCGATAATCGTGGTGCACCGTGACGGCCGTATTTACCTGATTAACCGGGCGGCGGAGGAAATTTTCGGTTTAAATGGCAGAGCAGTGGCGGGGATGCCTTTTGAGGCTGTTTTTACCGGCCGGCAGCGGCCGGGCGAGGTGGCCTTCAGCTATCCGGTGGCCGCCGCCCTGACTGCCGGTGAGGATATCTGCAATGTGGAGCAAAGCTATATCACCACCAATGGATGGCACTATGCCCTGCTTACCGATTGCCTGCAGCTGCGTGATAAAAGGGGCAGAGTGCACGGCGTCGTGCTCATTACCAGGGATATCACCGAGCGCAAGGTGGTGGAAGAGAAACTGCGGGGGCTGGCCGTGCGGGACAGCCTGACCATGCTCTACAATCACTCTTATTTCAAACAGGTGCTGGACCGCGAAGTGGCCCGGGCAAGCGAACAGGGCGGGAAATTGGCTTACTTAATGATGGATGTGGACAACTTCAAAAGCTACAACGACCAGTTCGGCCATCCGGCGGGAGACGAACTGCTCAGGCAACTGGCCCGCCTGCTGGAAAAGAATGTGCGCCAGGTGGACATTGTGGGGCGCTACGGCGGGGACGAATTTGCCGTAATCCTGCCCGGCGCGGACCAGGCGGTGGCAGTGGAAGTGGGAGAACGCCTGCGCCGTGCTATCGCGGACTACCCCTTCCCCTACCGGGAGCTTATGCCCGGCGGCAGGATCACCGTCTCGGTCGGGGTGTCCTGTTTCCCTGGTGACGCCTCCAGCGCCGCCGAACTGATCAGGCAGGCCGACGAAGCAATGTACAACGCCAAGCGCAATGCCAAAAACAGGGTGGAAGTCTGGTTTTCGGCCTTTAAAGAACTGGAGCTGGACTGGCCGGGTGAGCGGGACGTGCTGTACAGCATCGGGGGTCTCCTGGCCATGGTCAACAACAAGGACCGCTACACTTACGGCCATTCTGAAAAGGTAGCCCATTATGCCACCGCCCTGGCCCGGGCAACAGGGCTGGCCCCGGAGGAAGTGAAAAAAATCAAGGTGGCCGCCTTTCTGCACGACCTGGGGAAAGTAGACATCCCGGAAGAAATCCTGAACAAACCCGGACCATTAAGCGAGGCAGAAAAGGAGTTATGCCAGTGTCACCCGGTTATCGGGGCCGAAATTGTACAGCAGATCAAATCCCTGGAGGAGATGGTACCCCTGATCCGGCATCACCACGAACGTTACGACGGGAAAGGCTATCCCGACGGCCTGGCTGGCGAAGCCATCCCCCTGGGCGCCCGCATTATTGCCATTGCTGACAGCTTCGATGCCATGACTACAAACCGTCCCTACCGCCGGGCCAAGACACACCGGGAAGCCCTGGAAGAGATCAGAAAAGAAGCCGGCCGGCAGTTCGACCCCCATCTGGCCGAGCTCTTTGTAACCAGGTGCGCTGGCAGCGGAGCCAGCGACGCAGGGGAGGTGGAACACGCTTTAAATGAGGGGCCACCAACTTCCGCCGGGAAGCAATTTTGA
- a CDS encoding helix-turn-helix domain-containing protein, whose product MSERLAYEVKEVYTKILPLGRVTVYELIKSGKLKSIRVGKKILVPAWAIEEFLRETR is encoded by the coding sequence ATGAGTGAGCGGCTGGCATACGAGGTTAAAGAAGTATACACTAAGATTCTCCCCCTGGGGCGCGTGACAGTTTACGAACTGATCAAATCCGGCAAGTTGAAGTCAATTCGAGTGGGCAAGAAAATCCTGGTCCCGGCCTGGGCAATCGAGGAATTTTTGAGAGAAACCCGTTAA
- a CDS encoding helix-turn-helix domain-containing protein, producing MDRLDWDTLPAFFGPRELARFLGIGEAAAYALVKRPGFPVLKVGRKYRVSREGLKRWLEQQLAG from the coding sequence ATGGACAGGCTGGATTGGGACACATTGCCGGCATTCTTCGGCCCAAGGGAATTGGCAAGATTCCTGGGAATTGGCGAGGCGGCAGCTTATGCGCTGGTGAAACGGCCCGGCTTCCCGGTGCTGAAGGTTGGCCGGAAATACCGGGTTTCGCGGGAGGGATTAAAGCGGTGGCTAGAGCAGCAGCTTGCTGGATAA